In the Ferribacterium limneticum genome, GGCACCCGGCAGTGGGGTTCAGGTATTGAAACGTATCCGGGAAGCAGGCTGTGGCGCCCGGGTCCTGATCCTGACCAATAACACCGGCCAAGCCTTGCGGCTTGCCTGCGAGGAATTGGGCGCCAATGGTTTTTTCGATAAAACCCTGGAGTACGAGACCTGCCTGGAAAAACTGAATGCCTGGCTCCCCCCGTTGCCTGGCAACGAAGCCCGGCGTTTGGAAATGCTTCATGGCACCCATTTGCTGGATACCCAGGAACAGGAGGTGTTCGATAACCTGACCCGCCTGGCCGCCGAAATCGCTGATGTGCCGATTGCTCTGATCTCGCTGGTCGATGCCGACCGCCAATGGTTTCTTTCGCATACCGGAACATCCCTAAGAGAAACCTCGCGCTCGGTCTCGTTCTGCGCCCACGCGATTCTGAGGAATGAAATGCTGGAAGTACCGGATGCGCTTGCTGATCCACGCTTCCAGGACAATCCGCTGGTCATCGGCGCCACCCACATCCGGTTCTATGCGGGTGTGCCGCTAGTCCTCGCATCAGGTGAGGCACTGGGTACGCTCTGTGTCATAGACGACAAGCCCAGGCAGCTTTCCGATACTCAGCGGCGAGCCCTCAAGACATTGGCTAGTAGCGCCATTGCCGAGATTGAACTGCGCCGCCGGATCATCTATCTGGAGCAGGAATCCGAGCGGCGTCGGGTTGCCGAAGCACACATCCTGCATTTGGCCACCCGTGACCCGCTGACTGCCTTACCAAACCGGGCTACCTTCCGCGATCGCCTGGATCAGCATGTTCGCTTCGCCCTGCGGCGCAACGCCAATCTGGGCGTGCTGTTCATCGATCTCGATGGCTTCAAACCCATCAACGATACGCTTGGGCATGATGTCGGCGATGACGCACTGGTCATCGTGGCAGAGCGACTCAATGCCTGCCTGCGCGGTTCGGATACCGTGGCCCGTCTGGGCGGGGACGAATTCGCTGTCGTCCTGCCGGATATTTCTGGCAGTGCCGAAGCCCTGCAGGTCGCCGGCAAGATCATTGCGGCGCTGGAAGAACCCGTCTTGGCCAAGGGCCACAAGCTTCATCTCAGTGCCAGTATCGGGGCCTCAATCTTCCCCGAGCACGGTCGTCTGGGCGATCAGTTGCTGCGCCATGCCGACCTCGCTATGTATCGTGCCAAACAGAGCGGCGGCCATCGTTCCTGCCTCTATTCGAAAGAACTGAGCGACCGTGCCGAGGAAATGCAGGCACTGGACAACGATCTGCGCGAAGGCTTAAAGCGCGACGAACTACTACTTCATTTTCAGCCGCAAACGGTATTGGGCGACGGCAAGCTCTGTGGTGTCGAGGCCCTGTTGCGCTGGCGCCATCCGCATTTCGGCATCTTGC is a window encoding:
- a CDS encoding EAL domain-containing protein, whose amino-acid sequence is MKLVIVEDSELIRNQLAHLLAQQPRFSIIGTATEEGEAVNLILSTNPDAVLLDLSLAPGSGVQVLKRIREAGCGARVLILTNNTGQALRLACEELGANGFFDKTLEYETCLEKLNAWLPPLPGNEARRLEMLHGTHLLDTQEQEVFDNLTRLAAEIADVPIALISLVDADRQWFLSHTGTSLRETSRSVSFCAHAILRNEMLEVPDALADPRFQDNPLVIGATHIRFYAGVPLVLASGEALGTLCVIDDKPRQLSDTQRRALKTLASSAIAEIELRRRIIYLEQESERRRVAEAHILHLATRDPLTALPNRATFRDRLDQHVRFALRRNANLGVLFIDLDGFKPINDTLGHDVGDDALVIVAERLNACLRGSDTVARLGGDEFAVVLPDISGSAEALQVAGKIIAALEEPVLAKGHKLHLSASIGASIFPEHGRLGDQLLRHADLAMYRAKQSGGHRSCLYSKELSDRAEEMQALDNDLREGLKRDELLLHFQPQTVLGDGKLCGVEALLRWRHPHFGILPPDHFIPLAEQRGFISELTRKALDLALAQLKAWDVSGFHVPKMAVNISPSEIRADFPDMVEAALARHGLDPHRLELEITESTLTADGIETMQMLNHLRALGISISVDDFGVGYSSLAQLHRLPIDCLKIDRSFIQDLETSACDRAIVQAVITMADALGLRTVAEGIEKEEQIGILENLGCQCAQGFFVCRPAPASEAETWMRNFLAAGEAP